The Pseudodesulfovibrio senegalensis genome contains the following window.
CTTCTTGACGATGCCCGGGTTGTCCACGGCGTACACCATAGCCTGACGCACCTTGGCGTTCTTGAATTCTTCCTTGCGGTTCTGGTTCATCTGGAAGGTGATGATGCGTGCACCCGGCAGGGTGGTAAGCTTCAGGCCTTCGGTGTTGCGAATGCGTTCAAGGTCTGTCGGCGGAACCGGCATGATGAAGTCGACATCACCGGAAAGCAGGGCGGCCACTCGGGAAGCGTCGTTTTTGATGGGGGTCAGGACGATTTCGTCCACGTTGCCTGTTTTGGTGTCCCAATAATCGGCAAAGCGGGAAAGAACCATCTTCACGCCCTGTTCGCGGCTGGCAACAACGTATTTGCCGGTGCCGGACTCATGTTCATTGGCAAAGGAAGGACCGGATTTGACGATCTCGTCCTTGCCTTCGTAGAACTTCTTGTCCATGGGGAAAATGTAGGTGGCCATGGCCATGACCAGACCGTAGGGCTTCTTGGTGATCAGGTCCACGGTATGTTCATCAATGGCTTTGGCTGTTTCAAAGGGCTCGAAAAGACCTTTGTAGTCCACGCTCTTTTTGAGACGTTCAAGGGTATAGACCACGTCATCCGCGGTGAAGGGATTGCCGCTGTGGAACTTGACGTCCTTGCGCAGGTGGAAGCGCATGGTCAGGGGGTCGATCTGTTCCCAGCTTTCAGCCAGGCGCGGTTCGAATTTCATGTCCTGAGTCCAGCGTACCAGAGGGTCGAAGACCAGGTGGGAATACTGGAGCATGCCGCCGGAAAGCTGCACGTGCGGGTCAAGGGAGACAGGGTCCGCGTCCATGGCGAGCTTCAAGGTCACCTTTTCTGCGGCAGCGGGGGTTGCCGCTTCCTTTTTTTCTTTCTTCTGTTCACCGCCTGCGCACCCGACAAGGGCTAGCGCAACAAAAATCATGGTGGCGAGGATCAGTGGTTTGATCCCGGAACCGAAACGTCTCATGAAGAACCTCCGTAATTGTGGTTGACAGCCGCCTGACAGGGCGAACACAATGCACATAGATTGAACACACGAGGACCATGCACGGGCGTCATGTTTGTGACGTGCTATTGTGAATAGTCCCGCAAAGCGCATTGATCTTTACACGGAATTCATAATTTAAACAATAGTTGCTTTTGAGGGTGTGCTTCCAATGCAAACAAGTAATATATCGAAAAGACAAGTAATTATTCTGCTTTTGTCGACGTTTTTTCTTCTCGGTGGATGTGGTTTCTTTTCTGGTAGTGGCAGCGATTTCGACACTGCCTCACAGTACGACCTGGACGGCGTTGATTCCATGCGGATCGAGGTGGAGCAGGGAGAGCTTTTCGTGCTGGACATCCGACAGCCCGATACGGGCATGGGCACTATCAAGGGCGCAGTGTTCGATCCCGTGTTGTTGCGTCTGGAGAAGTATGTTGAAGACCGTGAGCCTGGCGAGGTCCCCCGGGTGCGCTATCTGTTCACCCCGCTCGCCCCTTGTGCAACGAGCATTATCATCAAGCTGCACGGCAACACGTCCGAAGGACATCCCTCGGTTTACAAGCAGATAGATGTCATGGTGACCGCAGATTAACTCAGGCAAAGACCTGTCTGATCTTGGTCATGGACACGTACACGGGATCCATGTCCGGGTTTACGGTCTGCAGCAACTTGAGGGGACTCATGTAGTCTTCCCGCCAGTTCAATGAAATGACAAGTGTGTTGTCGTTTTCCTGAACACAATCGATCACGAACGAGCGAACATCGACTTCCTTGACCTTTCCCTTTTTTGTTTTCTTTTCGATAATCAATGATTCTGAGTTCATGAAGTCCTTCCATTGGCGCATGTGTCGGACGGTGTCTTCATGGCGCCCACCGAAGTGAATCGTGAAGTGTTCTTCCACTGATTGGGGCTGCTTTTTGCTCATGGAGAGGAAATCGGCCTTGTAGATTCTGATGCCTCGGGGCATTTGTTCACCCAGCGTTTTGACCAGTCGGTCCGGTGTCCAGTTCTCGCGGAGAAAGAGGTTGAACCATTCCTCGGTGCTTTCCACGCCCACAGGCAGGGCCTTGCCAAAGGACATGCGCGGCATGGGGTGGAATCCCGCGGAGAAGCTGACAGGCAAGTTGGCACGGCGCATGGCCCGCTCAAGCATGCTTTGCAGTTCCAGTTGGCTCAGGTAGGCGGCCAGCCCTGTCTTTTCATACCAGAGACGATAATGTCCGCCCTTGGCGTTCAGGTTTGGTTTGTCCTGAACGTATGGTGGCTGTTCGCCTTCCTGGTCGCGAGAATCGAAAATCACCCGTGGCCTGATATCCCTGTCCTTGTTCTGCGTTTCGAGAGTGGACGGGGTGCCTTTGTGATTGCAGACGCCGCATTGTCTGCAGGCGTTGTAACGACAGTCTTGGGTGATGGTTTCGGACAGGGCGCGTTTGCGTTCCGCCAGCATGAACCGTTTGGTCAGTCCGCTGTTGATGTGATCCCATGGCAGGGGAGCGTCGATATCCCGTGGTCCGGTGTATTCAAGCGGATCAAGGCCGTTATCCCGCATGGCGTTCAGGTAGGGAGCAAGGTCCAGTTTGTCTTTCCAGCTGGAAAAAAGTGCGCCGTTGTCACGAGCAGATTCCACAACGTCTGCAAGCCTGCGGTCTCCGCGCGAGAATATGCCTTCCAGAAACGTCATTTCCGGGATGTGGAATTTGAGGCGAACCCGTTTGTGGGGTCGAAAAATGGCACGCAGGTAATCGATTCGCCTGTGTATTTCCTCAAGGGATATTTGCGGCTCCCACTGGAACGGCGTGTGCGGCTTGGGCACAAACGGCGAGACCGCGGCCCCGACTTGCAATCGCTTGATGTGTGGTCCGGCAACGTCCCGGACCTTGAGACAGAGGTCGAGGATGGCGTCCAGATCGGCATCGGTTTCCGTGGGCAGGCCGATCATGAAATAGAGTTTGACCGATTGCCAGCCGTTGTCGAACAGCAGCCGTACATGGTCCAGTACTTCCTGTTCGGTGATGCCTTTGTTGATCACGTCGCGCATGCGCTGGCTTCCGGCCTCGGGCGCAATGGTGGCTCCGGTGCGACGAATGCTGGAAATGCGCTCCATGATTGGTTCGGACAGTGACCCCACGCGCAGGGATGGCAGGGAAATGGCAACCTGTTCGGCGGCGCAACGGTCGAAGCAGTCGGAAAAAAGGGTGTCCAGCGCAGAGTAGTCTCCGGTGGAAAGGGAAAGAAACGAGGTTTCTTCAAAACCGGTTGCCGCAAGGCCGTTGACCATGATTTCACGCAATTTTTCCGGGCTTCGTTCCCTGACCGGACGATAGATCATTCCGGCCTGGCAGAAACGGCAACCACGGGTGCATCCCCGGGCGATTTCCATGGTTAGCCTGTCGTGAATTGCCTGGCCGAAGGATACGGGCTGGTTTTGCGGAAATTCGACTGCCTCCAGATCGGGAATCACGGCTTTTTCCACGCTGGCATAGTCGTTCATCAGAGGCGTGAGCGGTTGTCCCGGCCCTGAATCTTCAAACAGGCTCGGTACATATACGCCCACCATGGTACGCAACTGCAGCAACAGTTCGTGCCGGGACGTGCCGTCCTGTTTTGCCTGTTCCAGAACCTTGAGGATGGCGGGCATTGTTTCCTCGCCATCGCCCACCACCATTACATCAAAAAACGGGGCCATGGGTTCGGCATTGAAACAGGCTCCGCCGCCAGCAATGATGAGCGGATGGGACTCGTCCCTGTTTTCCGTGCGCCGGGGAATGTCGGCCAGGTCCAGCATGTAGAGAATATTGGTGTAGCAAAGCTCGTGGGTCAGGCTGAAACCCACGGCGTCCAGTTCCGTAAGCGGCGTGTCTGATTCCAGGGTTGCCAGGGTGACGCCGCGTTCCCGCATGATGGCTGCGGTTTCTTCGCAGGGAGTGTAAACACGTTCACACCAGTAATGCGGATAATCGTTGACGGCTTTCATGAGGATTTTCTGCCCCATGTAAGACATGCCGATTTCGTACATGTCGGGAAAGGCCTGTGCCATGTGCACGGTGATGTCGGCCTTGTCCTTGAGCAGCGTGCCCCATTCCGATCCGAGGTAACGGGCGGGCCTGGGGAGCAGGGGGAGCAGTTCCTTCATGAATGGTACTCCAAGAGCAAAACGGGGTGGCTCCCGTGGAACCACCCCGCATGAAGATTTTTGGGGTTGCGATTGCTATTTTTTGAGCAGGTCGGAGAGGTCCGGTGTGCCGGCGCCGCCTCCGAGGTCGCCCAATCCACCGGTGGAGAGGGTGATGTTGCTGGAAGCCTCAAGGTATTTGGTTTGCAGGTCCTCGGGGCATTTTGCAAACTCGAAAATGGTGTGCTTCATGAGGATTTCTCCTCCCATTTCCTGGTCGAACGGGTACCCGTAAGGCAGCAGCATTATCTGTACACCCTGCTGGGTGGGGACGGTCTGGATGATGGCCGGTTCTTCTATCCTGTCTTCCTTGAATTTACCGATAACGGTTTCGCCGGTGACAAGTTTGACCAGCCTGATGTCGTAGCTCATGATGACTCCTTGTTTTTCAGGTCGGCCTAATAAGTAGGGATTGGCCGTTAGCCTGTCAAGCCGGGCTTTTTTGGAGACTTGGCGTTTTGCCGTCATCAGATTGAAAAAAGGCCGGACAGGGTGCACCCTGTCCGGCCCGTTTTTTGAGTTTTAGGATTGTTCCGGCCCATGAAGTATGGCCATCACTTCCTTTGTGTCGTGCGGCAGGGCTGCTTCCCCCTTGGCCGCATATTCCAGTTTCGAGGCGATGTAGATGGCGGCAAAAGCAATCAGCATGACGAATCCCCCAGGGTTCTTGAACTGGAGCATGGTCGGCAGGTACGCTTTGCCGAGGATCATGGCAAAGGACCCGATGATGCCCGTCAGCAGGCCGGCAATGGCACCGTTTTTGGTCATCTTGGGCCACCAGACCCCCATGACCAGCACCGGGAAGAATGTGGATGCTGCGATGGCAAACGCCAGTCCCACAAGCACGGCTATCTGCATGTTTTCGGCCAGGAAACCCAGTGGGATTCCGAGCAATCCGATGAAGATGGATGCGGTGCGTGCAACCTTGACTCGCGTTGATTCCGGCATGTCCGGGTTGAGGACGTTGACCACAAGGTCGTGTCCGATGGCTCCGGCGCAGGCGATGATCAGCCCGGCCACGGTGGAGAGTATCGCGGCAAACGCTCCAGCCACGACAATGCCCATCAGGATCTGGCCACCGAAGTATGAGCCGGCTACCGGGACGGCAAGGTTCTTGCCGTTGGCTGCCAGCCATGAACCCAGGTGCGGACTGAGGCCCATGGCCTTGCCTTGCAGGTACACGTAACGGATTACATGACCCACATACGGGCTCAGTATGTAGAACATGCCGATCAGCAACAGTACGTAGATGACGGTTCTGCGCGCGGCTTTGCCGTCAGGAGCGGTGTAGAAACGAACGAGGATGTGGGGCAGTCCTGCCGTGCCGAACATGAGCGCCAGCAACAGGGAGAGCGTGTCTTTGAGGTTGGTCAGCCAGTACGCCGGGCTTGTGTACGCTGCGCCGTCGAACATTTTTCCTGTAGCAGGATCAATCTGCTTGAACTCACTGATGAATTGCACCACGTCGCCATAGGTGAAGCCTTTTATCACGAACGGAATGAACGCGAGCAGGAACATGGCCCCGAACAGGATCCAGAATTGCACAAGTTGGTTGACCGTGGTGCCTTTCATCCCACCCACAGTGACATAGACGGTAATGATGCATGAAATGACGATAATGGCCGTTCCGTATTCCATGTTCAGGAGCAATCCCATGACCTTGCCCGCACCAAGCATTTGCGGAGCCATGTAGAACAGGGAAACGAACAGCACGCCGATCACACCGAGAACGCGTGCATTCTTCGAATGGAATCGCTCGGACACGAAATCAGGAACCGTGTAGCGTCCGAATTTGCGGAGCGGGCTGGCCAGAAACAGCAGCAGGGCGATGTAGCCTACGAAGAATCCCAGGGCGTAGATGATACCGTCGAAGCCGTACAGAAAGGCTACACCGGCAACACCGAGGAATGATGCTGCGGAAAGGTAGTCCGATGAAATGGCCGAGGCATTGATGAAGGAGTTGACCTTGCGTCCGGCCAGATAATAGTCGGCCGAAGTTTTTTGCCTGCGGAACATCCACGTGGTGACCACGGTAAATGAGAGCATCAGTCCAATGAGGACCAGCGCGGTGGTGGGTATTTGATATCCGACTTCCATTTAGTCCCCCTTTTCCTTGCTGATTTCATCCTCGAGAGCGTTCGCCTTGCCTACGTACCAGATGAACAGAACCCATGTGAGCGGATAGACCGCCAACGCTACGAGCCAGTAGTGGAGAGGAAGTCCCATGTAGATGGTTGTGACCATGGTCTGCGGCGCAAGGTATACCAGCAGAAAAATGCCTATGATGAGTGCAAAGTAGGGAATACCTACCTTCAGGGCCATGGCCAGTTGACGTTTGCGAATTGTTTCGATGTGATCCATTGTGTTACCCCCTGTGGCTTTTCTGGTTTGCCTACGGGTATGTTTTTACCGTAGGAAAAAAAGGGAAGCTTTCAATTTCAGGTAAACGGTCAAAGCCGTACGGTCGTGGCATTTTCGTGGTTGCCGCCCCCCGTGGGCGGGCGAAAATGGACGGTCAACGGTTGCATGCCGTGCGCAGGGAGCATGATTTGAGGCAGGAAATGCGGTGTGAACGCAGTGCGGACAGCTTGTTGCCCATGCCTGTCGGCTTTGGGGATGAGCTGGAAACCATGGTTCGACAGGGAAGTCTTGCGGGCGTGAAGAGTACCCGTCTTGATCTGGTCGAGGATTGGGTGGAGCAAAACAATTCTGCGGAATTGGTTTGCAGAAGTCTGAGCGCATTCAATCGACTGGTCATCCGCGCGGTGCTGCATGCCTATGCCGTTGAATACCCATGGCTTGAACGCACGACGTTTCTGGAGTTCGGTTCGGGGGGGCGTGATGAGCAGGTGCCCGGATCGGATCAGGACAATGGGCTTTTGTTTTGTGACGGGGCGCAGGAGGGTACGCCCCTTGACGAAGGCGAGATTGATGATGCGACTCATGACATTGTTGTGGCGCTTGACGGGGCCGGGATCCCCCTGTGTACAGGTAATGTCATGGTCAGCAACCCCCAGTGGCGTGGTGATTATGAGGTCTGGCGCAATCGACTGGGCGGGTGGTTGTCCAATCCCCATGAAAAAGGACCGTGGCAGTCTGGGGTGATTCTTGATTTTCAGCCCGTCTACGGTCCGAGCGACCCTGCGGTAAAGTTGCGTGAATGGATGTGGGAATATGTACGGACTCGACCGATGGCCCTGCGCATGATGGTGGATGAGTTAACGGACTATGCCATGCCATTGAGTTTCTTCGGTTCGTTTGTGACCGAGCGTTCCGGGCCGTGGGCCGGACATATGGACATCAAGGGGGCTGTGCTGGCGCACATGACAAATTGTGCCCGTATTTTGTGCCTCAAGCACGACATCGGCTGTGTGAACACCTGTGACCGGCTTCGAACGCTTCGATCGGCTGGGCATGTGGACCGGCATCATGGAGATGCGTTGCTGGACGGATGGGAATGGCTGCAATCCATGCGTCTGCATATCGGGATTTCCCGTCTCAGGAACAATCAGGCACCGCACAACCGGGTGCTTCCGTCAGACTTGTCTTCGCAGCAGAAACAGAACTTCAAAGCGGCTATTCATGCGGTGGAAAAACTGGTTCGGCTGGTGCAGGCCGGGGCCGGGCTGTGATTGGTCGGCTTTTATTTTGCATTGAGATGGCGTGGACCCTGCGTTTGGGCTCCTCCGTGACAGCTTGTTTTCGTGTGTGCTGTGATATAAGGACTTTTTCACAATGAATGTGTTGATCATAAATTTGACACGCTTTGGCGACCTGATCCAGACGCAACCGGTCATTAGCGGTTTTGCCCGAGCAGGGAACCGGGTCGGGCTTGCCTGTGTGGACAATTTTGCTTCGGCAACATCCCTGTTGCGTGATCTGGACACGGTCTTCCCTTTTCCGGGTGCGCGTCTTCTTTCCCTGTTGGACAAGAACTGGCGGGAAAGTCTTGGTGCGATCTGCGACTACCGGGACATGATCCTGTCGTCTTTTACTCCTGACGTTGTGGTCAACCTCACACCTTCTGTTCCGGCGCGCCTTTTGTCGCGTTCTCTGGAAGCGTCCCGGGTGTGCGGGTTCAGTCTGGACGAGCATGGTTTCAACGCGGATACCAGTCCCTGGGCTGCATTTCTTCAGGTAGCGGGCAACAATCGCGGTTCCAGCCCCTTCAATATATGTGATCTTTTTTTGCGCGCGGCCGATTTGAACGGTGATCCTGAAGGATTGCGTCTTGCCGATCCCGGGGCAGAGCATGTGCGCACGGCAAAAAAACTGCTGCATCTCCCGGAGATTGAGCATGCCGGGTTTGTGGCCTTGCAGCCCGGTGCAAGCGAAGAGCGGCGGCGATGGCCGGTTGGTCGCTTTGCGGCCGTGGCCGACGAGTTGTGGCAACAGCGGCGACTGGTTTCTGTTGTTCTCGGCACGCAGGGTGAGGCTGCTTTGGGCAAGCGCATTGAAGAAAGTGCCGATTGCCCTGTCATGAATCTTCAGGGCCGGACGTCTTTGCCGGAATTGGCCGCGGTTTTGCGTCAGTGCTGCCTGCTGATAACAAATGACACCGGAACCATGCACCTTGCTGCCGGTATGGGAACGCCCGTTGTTTCCGTTTTTCTTGCCACGGCACAGCCGTGGGATACCGGTCCGTATCGCGAGCAATGCCTGTGTCTGGAGCCGGATTTGGATTGTCATCCCTGCGCATTCGGTGCGGCTTGCGCCAAAGATAACGCCTGTCGTGAGGCCGTGCCGGTGGAGGCCGTGAGCGCGGCTGTTCGGCGTGTGCTGGATGGTGAGGGGGAGGTTGTGAGCGGAGCTCGTGCGTGGGTTTCGCAATTTGATGAACAGGGCTTTCTGACGCAAAATTCGGTTTCGGGTCATGGTTCGGACGACAGGACCCGTTGGATCGAATTGCAACGGGTTTT
Protein-coding sequences here:
- a CDS encoding ABC transporter substrate-binding protein, with product MRRFGSGIKPLILATMIFVALALVGCAGGEQKKEKKEAATPAAAEKVTLKLAMDADPVSLDPHVQLSGGMLQYSHLVFDPLVRWTQDMKFEPRLAESWEQIDPLTMRFHLRKDVKFHSGNPFTADDVVYTLERLKKSVDYKGLFEPFETAKAIDEHTVDLITKKPYGLVMAMATYIFPMDKKFYEGKDEIVKSGPSFANEHESGTGKYVVASREQGVKMVLSRFADYWDTKTGNVDEIVLTPIKNDASRVAALLSGDVDFIMPVPPTDLERIRNTEGLKLTTLPGARIITFQMNQNRKEEFKNAKVRQAMVYAVDNPGIVKKIMKGFATAAGQQGPKGYAGYVAELTPRYDIEKAKQLMKDAGYENGFECTMIAPNNRYVNDEKIAEAVVGMLSKIGIKVNLKTMPKAQYWDQFDAQVADIQMIGWHSDTEDSANFSEFLTMCPSKETGYGQYNSGNYCNPEVDALVVASQSETDTAKRGEQLQKVERLLYEDAAFIPLHWQNLAWASKDNMNTEAVVNTMNFPYFGDLVIK
- a CDS encoding TIGR03960 family B12-binding radical SAM protein, with the translated sequence MKELLPLLPRPARYLGSEWGTLLKDKADITVHMAQAFPDMYEIGMSYMGQKILMKAVNDYPHYWCERVYTPCEETAAIMRERGVTLATLESDTPLTELDAVGFSLTHELCYTNILYMLDLADIPRRTENRDESHPLIIAGGGACFNAEPMAPFFDVMVVGDGEETMPAILKVLEQAKQDGTSRHELLLQLRTMVGVYVPSLFEDSGPGQPLTPLMNDYASVEKAVIPDLEAVEFPQNQPVSFGQAIHDRLTMEIARGCTRGCRFCQAGMIYRPVRERSPEKLREIMVNGLAATGFEETSFLSLSTGDYSALDTLFSDCFDRCAAEQVAISLPSLRVGSLSEPIMERISSIRRTGATIAPEAGSQRMRDVINKGITEQEVLDHVRLLFDNGWQSVKLYFMIGLPTETDADLDAILDLCLKVRDVAGPHIKRLQVGAAVSPFVPKPHTPFQWEPQISLEEIHRRIDYLRAIFRPHKRVRLKFHIPEMTFLEGIFSRGDRRLADVVESARDNGALFSSWKDKLDLAPYLNAMRDNGLDPLEYTGPRDIDAPLPWDHINSGLTKRFMLAERKRALSETITQDCRYNACRQCGVCNHKGTPSTLETQNKDRDIRPRVIFDSRDQEGEQPPYVQDKPNLNAKGGHYRLWYEKTGLAAYLSQLELQSMLERAMRRANLPVSFSAGFHPMPRMSFGKALPVGVESTEEWFNLFLRENWTPDRLVKTLGEQMPRGIRIYKADFLSMSKKQPQSVEEHFTIHFGGRHEDTVRHMRQWKDFMNSESLIIEKKTKKGKVKEVDVRSFVIDCVQENDNTLVISLNWREDYMSPLKLLQTVNPDMDPVYVSMTKIRQVFA
- a CDS encoding cation acetate symporter; its protein translation is MEVGYQIPTTALVLIGLMLSFTVVTTWMFRRQKTSADYYLAGRKVNSFINASAISSDYLSAASFLGVAGVAFLYGFDGIIYALGFFVGYIALLLFLASPLRKFGRYTVPDFVSERFHSKNARVLGVIGVLFVSLFYMAPQMLGAGKVMGLLLNMEYGTAIIVISCIITVYVTVGGMKGTTVNQLVQFWILFGAMFLLAFIPFVIKGFTYGDVVQFISEFKQIDPATGKMFDGAAYTSPAYWLTNLKDTLSLLLALMFGTAGLPHILVRFYTAPDGKAARRTVIYVLLLIGMFYILSPYVGHVIRYVYLQGKAMGLSPHLGSWLAANGKNLAVPVAGSYFGGQILMGIVVAGAFAAILSTVAGLIIACAGAIGHDLVVNVLNPDMPESTRVKVARTASIFIGLLGIPLGFLAENMQIAVLVGLAFAIAASTFFPVLVMGVWWPKMTKNGAIAGLLTGIIGSFAMILGKAYLPTMLQFKNPGGFVMLIAFAAIYIASKLEYAAKGEAALPHDTKEVMAILHGPEQS
- a CDS encoding DUF485 domain-containing protein, which gives rise to MDHIETIRKRQLAMALKVGIPYFALIIGIFLLVYLAPQTMVTTIYMGLPLHYWLVALAVYPLTWVLFIWYVGKANALEDEISKEKGD
- a CDS encoding putative nucleotidyltransferase substrate binding domain-containing protein, whose translation is MDGQRLHAVRREHDLRQEMRCERSADSLLPMPVGFGDELETMVRQGSLAGVKSTRLDLVEDWVEQNNSAELVCRSLSAFNRLVIRAVLHAYAVEYPWLERTTFLEFGSGGRDEQVPGSDQDNGLLFCDGAQEGTPLDEGEIDDATHDIVVALDGAGIPLCTGNVMVSNPQWRGDYEVWRNRLGGWLSNPHEKGPWQSGVILDFQPVYGPSDPAVKLREWMWEYVRTRPMALRMMVDELTDYAMPLSFFGSFVTERSGPWAGHMDIKGAVLAHMTNCARILCLKHDIGCVNTCDRLRTLRSAGHVDRHHGDALLDGWEWLQSMRLHIGISRLRNNQAPHNRVLPSDLSSQQKQNFKAAIHAVEKLVRLVQAGAGL
- a CDS encoding glycosyltransferase family 9 protein, translated to MNVLIINLTRFGDLIQTQPVISGFARAGNRVGLACVDNFASATSLLRDLDTVFPFPGARLLSLLDKNWRESLGAICDYRDMILSSFTPDVVVNLTPSVPARLLSRSLEASRVCGFSLDEHGFNADTSPWAAFLQVAGNNRGSSPFNICDLFLRAADLNGDPEGLRLADPGAEHVRTAKKLLHLPEIEHAGFVALQPGASEERRRWPVGRFAAVADELWQQRRLVSVVLGTQGEAALGKRIEESADCPVMNLQGRTSLPELAAVLRQCCLLITNDTGTMHLAAGMGTPVVSVFLATAQPWDTGPYREQCLCLEPDLDCHPCAFGAACAKDNACREAVPVEAVSAAVRRVLDGEGEVVSGARAWVSQFDEQGFLTQNSVSGHGSDDRTRWIELQRVFYRRFLDGDSLEGLSRFGDEMSPQFVEALQSTLSSARDYLFLMQQQGALLARNPRDTLKKKFMASWQQLQNILTENPSLEVLSSLWLFESQQQGHDFSALRKVIDRYAALVAAIHDLL